In Synchiropus splendidus isolate RoL2022-P1 chromosome 11, RoL_Sspl_1.0, whole genome shotgun sequence, the DNA window TCCACTGTCACTGACACTGACTTCTGTGCTGTGCTCTCATGTGGAGACATTTCAATTGGGAATTTCACAAAACCCTCTGGTGAATACAGTCAAGGACTTACTTAACTCACTCATCCTCAAGAAAATAATTCTCTTGTCTACTTGCTAACAGCTTCTCCTCAGGATCTGGTGATTCCAGGTGTGTTGGGAGGTGGACTCCTCCTCAGTGTGGGAGTCATCGCTGCGCTGCTTTACATCATCAAGAATCTCAAGCGAGATTTGCTGGGTAAGAAACCGAGACGTTTGTggtaatgttttatttcaccttctgtatttttctttgctttgctttacATCTTGTTGTTGGATTGTACATATTTGATTTGTTCTTTAAACCAAAGAAGGATGCAAGTGTCGCAAATATGATGTGCAaagtggaggaagcagaggtGGTGCTGAGGAAAACAATAGTTTGCTTGTCTGTAAGGTCTTGGACAGGTCAGCCTGAACTGCAAAAGGGTCTTAGATGGTCTACAGGTGGAGAGAGTTTGTATGTGTGAGGCAGAGGAAAGATTGAGTTCAGTCACATGGGACGTCAGTCAAGGTTTGTCTTCTTTCATAAAGTTTCCTTCTGTTCAACTTCAAAACATTGGTGGCGTGAAAGGAAGGCCACCTACGCAGTCACAACCACCAGATCTGAGAGAAGTGTGAGGGTTTTGCAGCTCCCTGCAGTAAAGATCGTACCATCATCGACATCTGAGGAGTGAAAATGCTCAGTAGAGGGTCAACATTTAGTGAAACATTGATTCAACTTTTGATGAAATGTACAACCTGGTTGGTCATCGAACCTCAGTTCAGAGATGAGATGAAATAACTGAACCCCTGGGATTCACTGGTGACCAGCCTGGATGTtctcttccagctgctgcttctctccgaCCGACACCCACTGATGGCAGCCGTGGTCAGCAGGTACAAACCCAGAgctctccagtgagatccaaCTGGGATTGTTCAACACGTGTTTCTTCCCATCCAACAGGGAGGAGACAGGTCGTTGGTGTATGCTGTGCCAAGACACACCAAGAGGAAAACTGGAGGAAAGGAAACACGTGCCAAGGTGCGGGAAAATGTCATCTATTCCTAAGTGAGGGGGCAGGAATAGAAGAGAGGAACATGAGACTGGACCCTGGATCGTCAACCTTCTCTGGATCTGAGATGTTCCGCCAtcacctcatcacctccaagatCACTGCCATTGTCCCTCACCAACATCCAGTAGTTCACAAacctgaaatatatatttacaaacatACATCTGTACCCAGTACGGACTAGTACCCAAATCCCAATAGGACACGACAGTGGTTAGTGTGGACCTTCAGCTTCCAGACTAACTCACCAAGCGGACATGGTTGTAGAGGAGCACAATAGTGAGGAGGTGACAGATGTGGCAATACCAGCTTACACCAACATCAGGAAGAACACAAAACAGTTGAGAAGTACCAGGGGCTGGAAGAACAGCTGGAACAGATGTGGAAGGTCAAGACCAGCGTAGTCCCTGTGGCAATAGGAGCACTTGGAGCTGTGACCGCAAAGTGGGAAAGTGGCTCCAACAGATCCCTGGACATCTGAAGCTCAGCCCAGAAGAGTGCAGTCCTAGGAACAGCGACTGCAACAAACCCTCAAACTCCCAGGCCTCAAGAGCATGAATGCATGTTTTGATTCTAATaaactaacaaaaaagaaaagtgtgatGAGTGTAGCTCTgtttcttatctttttttttttcattttattggtgAGAAAGTAAACACAAAAAAGCGAGAGTGCAACCCAGCCTATCAGATGACTAGGTCAGATGCGTTGCTGTTGTCCCCtcctcttcttcgtcttctcATAAGCGCTGAAAGTTTCCACCGCTGACTGTCGACTCTGCTGCGCTCCCTGTAAGATGCTGCTCAGTGTCTGCCTCGCTCTTCTCTTGGTGATCGGACGTAAGTACTCTTCAGACCTTCATGAGGAGGAACTTTAAATGGCTGCCTCACTTTTAGCATCAGTTATTTTGGGTTTCTGACTCCAGACCTGTTGATACATTTAAAATCCTCATATTTTCTAGGTATTTCTAGTTATTCTTTCACAGGCTTTCTTGAACTTAACAATGAtgacaatttattttattatattttcaatgtGACGCATTCGTTTCAAGCACGTTATCGGTCTGTCTTGTCTCACTGTTCCATCGCTTCCTGTTTCCACACAGCATGCTATGTTTATGACAATGAGGCTCAACTCAAATAACACACAGTTCTCTCATGCATGAAACAACttttcttgctcttttttttatcacataCTTGCTATTAACATGGTGTCTGAAGGTTTGATTTGGTTAAATCTGTGACGGTGTTTTGTCTTTCATAGGAGCAGAAAATGAGACAACTCGGCTGGAGCTAGTAAGCAAGAAGACCATGGACTGCTCCGTTTTCGGTCATGGAATGAATTTAAAGTGCAGGCGGGGAAATGTCTTCTGGTTCAAATCTGCACCAGACGGATCACCACCCACTTTCATCTTTAATCAAACGACCGAGGAAAAGGCTGAATGCAAGAGAGAACCACAGCAGAAGTGTGTTTTCCGCACCTCAAGAAACGTCACTGTCAACAACAGTGACCCTGACTTCTGTGCTGTGCTCTCATGTGGACACATTCTAGTTGGGAATTTCTCAAAAGCCATGAATGAATGTAATGAAGTGTTTATTTAACTCAATCCTCCTCAAGGAAATAATTCTCTTGTCTTCCTGCTCACAGCTTCTCCTCAGGATCTGGTGATTCCAGGTGTGTTGGGAGGTGGACTCCTCATCTGTGTGGGAGTCATCGCTGCACTCCTTTACATCATCATGAAACTGAAGCGAGATTTGCTTGGTAAGAAACCAACTGTTTGAGTTATTGAGTTATATGTGTTATTATTGAATGTAGTATGTAGTATATTGAATGTAGTCACCTCAGGTTTCTCCTGCTTCAGTAGCGGTACTGTGGGACGGGTCCTCACCAACACTGTATTATACcattatgctcaacgttacccGCAGATCTGGATCCAGACAGAGCCTTcggtccgtgctctgccttcattcccCCAGTTTTTActgatacggaccaaacagagcagtaccactggaaactgtggggggcagtgttgctgtcactacccAATACGTAGccctaatgagacacgaagaagacttAACAACGACCTTTAGTCGTGATACATTTAGTGTTTTCCACTTTTGTACAAGAGGTACATTGTCAGTTctccttccacagtcgccatatttgttgttgtcgtcAACTTTCGGCTCTGGGCTGCCTGCCCGGTTGGATGTGTTGAGGTGAACAGCagctaatgtaaaaaaaaaaaaagcatggatGCATGGACTGAGAACTTGACAGAGCACAGGCAGCGCCACTCTGTAACCCGAACCCCAACCTCTGCCTTTCTATAACATGACGCACAGTCAACATGGAGCGCCGAATACGTCAACACTCAGAGAATCACTTGAAAATAATGGCTGTTTggcaccttgggagtgagaacttgtttgtttttcactgagaGTGGCGCCACAAAAACCTTTTGCAACAGATTCTTTAGCAAAGTCGGCAACACTGGGTGATGTGGAACAGAAATGTTCTTTTGACAACCTTTTTTTAAGACTCAGACAGATGGGTAATGCTGAGTGTACAAGAGCAAAGGTCGACAAACTTCATGcatcaggggttgccatggAAAGTCCGCACCACCCATCTTGATCCTCTTCCGTAGACACAACTGCCCTCTTCATGCTGCATCCAAGAATCCAGTCCTACTCGGGTTTTACCTTGAAAACTAAACTCGTGTTCCATTTTCCAGCGGCTACTTCTTTCCGGAATCCCACCGCAGGTGACAGGAATGGTCCACAGGTAAATATAAACAGATGTAAAGATGAACCTCATTGTAAAATTCCCTTTCCTGTTTTCAGAGTGGCTTCGCTGCCATGGAGGAGAATGGAGATGTCCTGACGTATGCAACTCCAAGCACCACCAGTAGGAGAACTGCTGGCAAACCACCTGTGAGCCAGTTGGAGAGTGTGATCTATTCTAATGTGAGAGTTGGAGAACCGAGGATCTGTTTTGAAGACCActgacaactttttttttttttttttcgatgactgtaaatgtcagcgcagaGACACATGTACATTGTCTTGCTGTTTAGgacttctgtttgctttggatATACAGTAGTGTGTCAATTGaagaaataaaatcaatcaAAGCCAATGCAGAAGTGTGTTGCTTTCTATttcatatacatacatatatatatatatatatatatatatatatatatatatatatatatatatatatatatatatatatatatatatatatatatatatcagtgtaGCAGTGGTTTAGGACAGATGTGGTGTCGTCTGTGAAGCTCTGCTTGGTTTATATTTACAGCCAACTTTCTTGTATCTTCTTACTTCCGCATGTCAGCCTGTTTCCTGCCACAGCCACATTCACATGCAGCCTTGTGAACTTCATTTCCGTTTTGGTGTGTGAAACGAGTGGAGAATTTGACAAATGTAGACACTGAGAGGGACGATGTGGCCCCTGAAAACAAGACCACCAGACTGAGGAGGAGCTTGGCGTTTACTGCAACCAGAAAAGTGTCAAGAGACACAAGTGCCatttattcaaaacaaaacctgGTCCCCTGTTGAAGGTGGGCTCCACtgagtttgagggtgaaacTGTTTTCACCTTTCAAAACAGCACCACTTCCATGGAGCGTCTTCTAAAATCATTGTAAAACTGAGGATGGAGGTCGACACAGCGTCGGCGACACATTCAAGGTGACTGAAATGTATAGGATGGATCAGCCATCCAAATGAGCCAGTAGCTCCGCCCCCCAGTAAagtaactgaaataaataaaaacacagaaatgaataaaactggATGGTGGTTATACTAACTGAAGAATATTATTTGTACCATTCAACCTTATATTGCTTCAGTCTATGTGATAACTGTGAATAAATTTGACTACAGACTGGTGCAGAGGCAACGCAGCTCTGTCCTTGTGTTAAAGGAGCTGAGTAAAAAGGTGAGAAGGGGCTGAGATGGATGTGGTCAGATGTTGCTGagatcagccaatcacagaggaCTCTCTTGCTCCCTCCCTTCTTCTCTGTCGTCTATTTAACAAGAGCATCTTCCGCTCTCTGTTGACTGGGCTGGACTTTACGTGAagatgctgcttctcttctgtcttctgttCTCCATCGGGGGTACGTACCGTCTCTCACTGCTCTCTCTCATCTGCCTCACCCATCGGTCCTCTGAACCTCGTGATGGACATGGAGCTCAACCAAAATCTATACCTGATTTAGGctgttttggtgtcagtttGAGCGAACAATCTGCCAAACTTGCAAGATTCAAGAAAGAAGACCTTCCTCTAGAAATCCAGACTTTCTCCTCATAACTTCTGAACTGAATATGTTCATCTCTTGTCCACAATAACCAACAGTCCAGAGTAGCGAACATCGATAATCTAAGGGCAAAGCTGTTCCACACATCATCTATGCTGAAGAGCTTTGATTTTTTTGGgtaaacacattttctgttatAGATGCTTCAGAACAGAAATCAAGACACCGTTTTGAGACTCCAACTGAATCGAGTCAGATCTTTTATCTGATTTGTCTTTCAGGATCCACAAGTGAGCGCACCACAGTGAAGACCACAGTTTCAGTTGGAGACAGTCTGACTTTGACATGCTCACTTCCCAGTGATGGTGCTGCAGGAGTGTATTGGATGAAATCTTCTGTGGACAACTTTCCTGAAGCTTTAGCAGGAGCTGAATGGGTTGGGAACCACTGTCCATCCAAGTCCCCTCGCTTCACTGTCACCTGCAACACATCAGAGTTTGTGTTGCATCTGAGCAGTGCTGAGCTCAGCGACTCTGGATTCTACTACTGCTTTGTAGCTGCTCGATTGAATGTGACATTTTTGAATTCCACTTCTCTACAAGTCAGAGGTATGTTGTCCTGAATATctctcattttctttcatttcaacatgGAAGCTGAAcagaaaatgcaacatttttcaTCACTTTAAAGGTGGAAGTCCACCTCCCTCCACTCCTCTATCAACTCCGTCTCTGCTGCTGTTAGGTTGCGTTCCTGTTATAGTCCTGGTCGTGGTTGCTCTACTGATTTACATGATCAAGAAAAAGTGGAGGGAAGTGAAAGGTACGTGACTGAAAGGGCAGCTGATGTGGTTATTGTGATGCAACATGATCATGAAACAGAAGAAGGAACATCCGGAACACTGAATGttgatgagatttttttttaaatacactctTATTACACGTCGATAATCATAATAACTAATTCAacaaaagtattattattatgattattattgttattattgttgttgttgttgttgttgttgttgttatttggtGGTATTTCAACATTCATAtctataaatattaaaaagacTCACTGACAGCAGTTGTGCTGAAAAAGAGGTGCAAATTTCCATCCAATATGTGACCAACCAAAGTGTTTGACTTGAAGTCCTCACTGAATCCTTTGCTGCCACCACTtcaatctgatttttttttctctcccttttcAAGTCTTTTCAAATCCATTATTCCTCACCTGTCTTCAGGTTCTTCTTCTCATCAAGATGATGATCCGAGCCCCACTGGTGACTCCCCCACTGTGCAGGTGAACTATGGAACTCTTTCCTTCACTAAAGCCCTGGTGACCAACAGCACTTCCTCTCTTCTCTACAGGACAGTGACATGTATCTGGTTTACTCCACACCAAGCTACGCCAAGAGGAAATCTCCCCGGAGAGAACAAGTGCCTGCGGAGGAGAGCGTGGTCTACTCTGGTGTGAGGGTGGCACGCTAGCAAGACGCTGGAGATACAAACCCCTGATGCCCCACTGGATTATTCACAGTTGTTCTTCTATAAAACACAATAACTTCCCCTGCAGCTCATTTAGTCAGTCAGGCTTTAGTTAGTTGTTGGTGGACTGCTCTTTAAATCCAGGGGATGACGCTTCTCAAGTCTCAGCATGGATGATCGGTCAAGACTTCAGCATGCAGGAGGCATATTTTGGCTTCTATTGCTGTTGTTTCTGCGGTTTTGATGAAGCCTCCTTCTGTTCTCTTCTTTtttgactctcttcttctgtttttactcaAATACAAGACAAAAACCACACAGAACCCGAGATGATGCCAGCAGATAAGAAGATGATGAGAGAGATTGATccagatttttcattttattttttatagaattaaaaaataaataactgattTACATCCTCCAATTCTTTCTACATCCTGATGGAAGACAGACGTTGAGGTCCTCTGTTGTTGATGAGAGGGCTgatgttcagctcccacttgAGCTCCTGGTTTGGCTGAGAAAGAAGAGCTTCCCAATGTTGGCTGGAGAGCCATGCAGGATGATGGGGGAGGAGGGGCCCTGTGTTCCTCCTGAGGTCCACTGTCTTTAGAGCACTAAGCCCCACTTTAGCTTTAGACGCTGCTGTCTGACTCATCTGAGACGAGTCCAGGTAGGGTGGAGTCAGGAGCCTGAAAGACTGGAGGTGCAGGTGTTGGTGTCCATGGAGAACATTGCAGCTCCATGGGGCTCCAGTGTTCCAAATTTTCACCATTCCATGGCTGCACTGGACACCAGAGTAGCTGGAGGAGGTCCTTCAAATCACATCTCCAAAGTCCATCAAGGATGGACCCAGGTTCTCCTCAGCTTTGACTCCAGCCTCCTGAACCAGTGACCTTCTGAGAcctgtgaagctgcagcaccAAACATGAGCTCAGATCAGAAGAAGCAGCTTACAGAACACTGTTGACACCTTGATCAACATGAAGTGTGCGTCGCTGTGGTGTGATGGAGTGGATTCAGAATGTATCAAACCAGAGGCtcatttctgttttcagtgTGAGAGAAACATTTCCTGCCACAACATCACGCTCGCACAGGCTCTGCTCAGAACTGTTTCCTGCACTTGAGCCGATGTGAATATATTAAAGTGAAACAGGAAACTCCCAACCGACACACCACTCGACCAGTGCCGCCATTTCCTTTCTCAAGCGCAAACTAGTTTGTTGAGTTCTGACCCCAGAGCTTCAAGGAAGTCTCGAAGTCTTTCGCAGAGACTGGAAGCATCTTGACAGACATGTCTGGCTCTGACTCTCCACTAGGTTCGACTCTACAATCAGTTCAGTATTGACAGAATCCTTCCATGAATATGTGCATGAAGAGGAGAGACTTGGACACACCTGAGCATGTGACTCTCCAAGTCTGGAACTCAGCTCTCCTCCACACTGCTGAAACACAAATCTGCTCTGATTCTTTGCCCCAGTTCATTGTGAGTGACAGGCCAAGAGAGGTGTGACTCAAGGCTGAACATGAGCAGCTACATGGATGTGGTCAGATGTTGCTGagatcagccaatcacagaggaCTCTCTTGCTCCCTCCCTTCTTCTCTGTCGTCTATTTAACAAGAGCATCTTCCGCTCTCTGTTGACTGGGCTGGACTTTACGTGAagatgctgcttctcttctgtcttctgttCTCCATCGGGGGTACGTACCGTCTCTCACTGCTCTCTCTCATCTGCCTCACCCATCGGTCCTCTGAACCTCATGATGGACATGGAGCTCAACCAAAATCTACACCTGATTTGGGctgttttggtgtcagtttGTGCTAACAATCTGCCAAACTTACAAGATTCAAGAAAGAAGACCTTCCTCTAGAAATCCTCGAGTTTCAACGTAAACTACAAACTAAATATGTTCATCTATTGTCCACTATTGTCAATAGTCCAGAGGAGCAAACATTTATAATCAAAGAGCAGAGCTGGTCCACATTTATCCTGAAGAGCTTTGCGTTTCTCGCTAACACATTTTCTGATCATGTTTTGAGGCGTTCAGCAGAACATCACAGCCAGCACCTTTACGCACAACTTTTGTTTCAAATTAATCCTGTGACAATCTTTGTACTTCCATTATTCAGCATTAGAAAAAGATTAACTGATGAATAATAACTGTTCCCctcaaaatgaagatgtttttcaAGGCCGTAGATTTGGAATAGAAGtggatttatttgtattttattcatatcaaaacaaatgtaaaagagTAAACAGAGGCAGTTTAAACACTGGCATGCTGGTGAGGTGATGACTCTTTTTCATCATGTATCATGATATGATGCATCAATCTATTTATTAAATTGCTTTTCTGCTGTGGAGAGTACAATTATTGAAGGTTTGGAACGATAAACCTTCCGTGTTAAATTCTTACACAGATTAGACAGAAGAAACGTCAGCTGAGACTCCAACTGTGGAATCGAGTCAGACCTTTTATCTGACTTGTCTTTCAGGATCCACAAGTGAGCGCACCACAGTGAAGACCACAGTTTCAGTTGGAGACAGTCTGACTTTGACATGCTCACTTCCCAGTGATGGTGCTGCAGGAGTGTATTGGATGAAATCTTCTGTGGACAACTTTCCTGAAGCTTTAGCAGGAGCTGAATGGGTTGGGAACCACTGTCCATCCAAGTCCCCTCGCTTCACTGTCACCTGCGACACATCAGAGTTTGTGTTGCATCTGAGCAGTGCTGAGCTCAGCGACTCTGGATTCTACTACTGCTTTGTAGCTGCTCAACTGGATGTAACATTTTTGAATTCCACTTCTTTGCAAGTCAGAGGTATGTTGTCCTGAATATTTCCTTAATTTTCTGAGTTCAGCAAATTAACATTtgctaaactgaagttcaacacTTTTCCAAACCTTTTATAGGTGAaactccacctcctccctccactcctCTTCCGAATCTGCTGCTGTTAGGTGGTGTTCCTGTTATAGTCCTGGTCGTGGTTGCTCTACTGATTTACATCATCAAGAAAAAGAGGAGGGAAGTGAAAGGTACGTGACTGAAAGGGCGGCTGATGTGGTTATTGTGTCGCAGTAACAGGTATCTTATTCTTATAGAGTCGCCCAGGATCAGCCTCATGTTGCTTTGACTCAGACTTgtctttaaaataaacaaaatcaaataTACGCACATTAAGGGAAACAGGaagataatatatatttaaccaattttttttttctttcttcaggcCAACAATCAGCAGGAGACCGACCTGATCAGGAGGTAAATAGAACACAGGTTTCTCCTTCAACTAAAGTGACCTTCCGTTCCTTCATGTTTCAGGAAATACAAAAGTTTTCTGTGATTTCTGCACCACATGAGACAAAAGCCTCAGCCTGGAGTGGAGACCAACTTTACTCCATGGTGGACTTTGTGATTCACTCAAAGATGGAGTAAAAAAGTCACTGATGAagtcctctgctgccccctcgacgcTGACCAGTTGCAGCAACAGAGCATGAGACGGTCCGtagcagaggaagagatgatggGTCTCTCATTGTTCCTGTTCTCATCACAGCTGAACAGAAACCCTTGGAAGCCAAACTACTGACCTAATACTGACCAAACCACCCTTGAAGTTCTTCATCCCTCAGCTGTGTCTCTGTCACTCAAAGTCCACATTGTTCAACCGTCATGAAGATGGCGGGGTCCcagtccatcttttttttatatatagaaTATGTATTTCTATGtcaataaaagtgaaacaaCTGACTGACTTTCTCCTTTTCTTTCTACACCAAACCTGCACTCTCTGCAGTTGCTGTGGAAACATCATGATCCTCGAACATAACGGATGACAGACGTTGAGGTCGTAGGTTAAAACTCTTGCAGAATCTTAGTCTTGCGATTTTTATTCACCAACATTGGTTGATGAATTGACAACATTGAAATCAGAGTCAGCCTAAAAGCCTGGTGTCATCATGTTGGAGTCATGTGAGCAACAGAACATCAAGACGTGAACACGTTTCCAAAACATGGAgtgaggaaaacagaaaagtcCAGTCATGTTCATAAGGCTTTGACTCACAGAGGagttcagcagcaggaagagagaaGCTGTTCCTGAGGCTGGAGGTTTGGACCAGGTGGTTGCATGGGTTGATGGACCACAGACTCCTCCACAGGGGAGTGGCTCACAGAGTACTGTAATatccagactataagctgctatttttttcctcatggtCTGAACATTGTAACTTGTACAACGACACCGTGAGtatatggattttcacaggctaCAGAGCGTCACGCTGCCAGAATATTGATCACTCATTAAAGTCTGTTTAGGACAGATGTGGTGTCGTCTGTGAGGCTCTGCTTGGTTTCTATTTACAGCCGACTTTCTCGCTCTATTCAAACACGTTCATCTTCTTGCTTCTGCACGTCAGCCTGTTTCCTGCCACAGCCTCTATAGCCACATTCACATGCAGCCTTGTGACCTTGATATCTGTTTTTGGTGTGTGAAACAAGCGGAGACTTTGACAAATGACGACGTTGAGAGGGACGAGGTGGCCCCTGAAAACAAGACCACCAGACTGTGGAGGAGCATCTTCTGCTGAAGgaaacattgtttcattttagtttGGTGTCAATTTGATACCATTCAACAGTATTTTGCTTCATTCTACATGACATCTTTGACCATACTGGTGGAGAGGGGCCCCAGCTCTGGTCTTCAGAAAAAGTAACAAGGTTGTAAGACTTAGAAGATGCTGACATACATGTGGTCAGATGTTGCTGagatcagccaatcacagaggaCTCTCTTGCTCCCTCCCTTCTTCTCTGTCGTCTATTTAACAAGAGCATCTTCCGCTCTCTGTTGACTGGGCTGGACTTTACGTGAagatgctgcttctcttctgtcttctgttCTCCATCGGGGGTACGTACCGTCTCTCACTGCTCTCTCTCATCTGCCTCACCCATCGGTCCTCTGAACCTCGTGATGGACATGGATCTCAATCAAAATCTACACCTGATTTATGGTTCTTTGGGGTCAATTTGGGCTAGCAATCaacttgaaaaaacaaaaaaggtattCATCTCCCATCTGAACCATCATGGTTGTTATCTCAATAATCCTTTTAAAAATTGGGCTCACCACCATTTTGAGTAATAGTCATCTGCTCCTGAGAACCACTGTAATGCTATGGCTTAATTCCATGATCCATGCTCCAGAGCTTCCTCTAGAAATCTAAACTTTCTCCAAAAAACGTTGAAACTAATCACATTCATCTTTTGTCCACAATAATAAACTGTTCAGAGGAACGATTATTTTTCATCAAAGAATCAGCTATTCTGAAGCATTACTTTGAATTTCACTCTCATGAAATCCAAACTGTGTTCTTGGAACTTCTTCAGTTGCAACAGAAAGCCCCTCTGATGGGCTTCAGTGATGAGAGGGCTgatgttcagctcccacttgAGCTCCTGGTTTGGCTGAGAAAGAAGAGCTTCACAATGTTGGCTGGAGAGCCGTGCAGCATGATGGGGGAGGACTGGCCCTGGGTTCCATTCCGTTTTCTCCGTCTCCACTTAGGGTGGAGTCAGGAGCCTGGAAGAGTGGAGGTGCAGGTGTTGGTGTCCATGGAGAATATTGCAGCTCCATGGGGCTCCAGTGTTCCAAATTTTCACCATTCCATGGCTGCAATGGACACCAGAGTGCCTCGAGGGAGTCCTTCAAATCACATCTCCAAAGTCCATCCAGGATGGACCCAGGTTCTCTTCAGCTTTGACTGCAGCCTCCTGAACTAGTGACCTTCACAGGTCACTGTGAAGGTCACTACCT includes these proteins:
- the LOC128767637 gene encoding uncharacterized protein LOC128767637; protein product: MLLSVCLALLLVIGGAENETTRLELVSKKTMDCSVFGHGMNLKCRRGNVFWFKSAPDGSPPTFIFNQTTEEKAECKREPQQKCVFRTSRNVTVNNSDPDFCAVLSCGHILVGNFSKAMNESSPQDLVIPGVLGGGLLICVGVIAALLYIIMKLKRDLLAATSFRNPTAGDRNGPQSGFAAMEENGDVLTYATPSTTSRRTAGKPPVSQLESVIYSNVRVGEPRICFEDH